The genomic window GGCTGATTGACGTATTGTACGATTTCCGAGTAAAACTCTGTGCCACCAGCGCGGTAAGCGTAAACGATATTTATGTCGAAGGCGATTTCGCCGAAGAATTTACCCGTACTGCCAGCCGTATGGTGGAAATGCAATCGGAAGTTTATTTGGAGCAACCGCATCTGACGTTAAAAAAATAAGATTCAGGAGAAGAAAAAAGAGTGGCTTTCCCCAAAGTATACTGAAATTTGATAAAATAGTAGTTCATTTTCCCCAACCTCAGACTATTGCACAACGCAATAAAAACAAGGACATAATATGGCTATTGAGCGCACGATCTCCATCGTTAAACCCGATGCTGTAGGTAAAAATGTAATCGGCAAAATTTACAGCCGTTTTGAAGACAACGGACTGCGTATTGTCGCCGCCAAAATGAAGCACCTCAGCGTGCGCGAAGCCCAAGAGTTTTATGCTGTCCATAAAGAGCGTCCTTTTTACGACAGCTTGGTTGCCTTTATGACCAGCGGTCCTGTCATGATTCAGGTGTTGGAAGGTGAAAATGCCGTTGCAAAAAACCGTGAACTGATGGGCGCGACCAACCCTGCGGAAGCCGCTCCCGGTACGATACGTGCCGATTTTGCCGAATCTCTCAGCGTAAACGCCGTACATGGTTCTGACAGTCTGGAAAACGCAGCAATCGAGATTGCCTACTTCTTTAGCCAAAGCGAAATCTGCCCGCGTTAACGATAGATGCCGTTCGAACGTCCGACCGGTTCGGGCGTTTGGACGGTTTTGTCGATATTGTTTGTCTCAATCTATTTTCAGACGACCTTTCTCAAATGGGGGTCGTCTGAAAATATGATAGAAGAAGCTTGGAAATAAAAGCTGTTTGCTCAACAAGATTCAGTGCATGTTCAAACCCACTATGTAACGCCCTAATCCGCCGGATTCGCAAGATTTATCAAGACAGCCTTTATTAAAAGCTTTACCAAGAAATAAACCACATGAAA from Neisseria sp. DTU_2020_1000833_1_SI_GRL_NUU_006 includes these protein-coding regions:
- the ndk gene encoding nucleoside-diphosphate kinase, which codes for MAIERTISIVKPDAVGKNVIGKIYSRFEDNGLRIVAAKMKHLSVREAQEFYAVHKERPFYDSLVAFMTSGPVMIQVLEGENAVAKNRELMGATNPAEAAPGTIRADFAESLSVNAVHGSDSLENAAIEIAYFFSQSEICPR